A single Megachile rotundata isolate GNS110a chromosome 9, iyMegRotu1, whole genome shotgun sequence DNA region contains:
- the mute gene encoding gon-4 like protein muscle wasted isoform X3 produces the protein MEEEIERQLDAKAAKINLTATNVKNILKHVITNEHVMAMVKNRLYDTEDDVTFEPKLTRAKAKELAAAQVNIPWPITPVKKASSEVQVLIEEELPEDSSDEEYNPEQDKQSDDEKEAENSTSSDVESQPSTPLNQCDTLVLEQCKLSHVQYDPEGIFKIPNIPHVPTEEESIGQRTRSKLCLSETPLEQIEQAFIPPDITTDMYDWDCELDEDWDNFLKEFTQPLTQEPVTEDDPEADPEYNILEDEETDFFDKEELRADKAVKVTRKELNNLIAELFEFTDTFSKQEQEISKKRRSPENINSSAENNMNCSVTDLLPVYKESEFPDLIDSKQRELLATQFRQHVQLTVQHFTMTYMHPDLHSLSITCKQNLNSIKYLSNGPHSAFNVANLPDALKLISDWENKFLDNKFCEDFKKSFADEDAIKKIYLTNKWKYIPKFHPELKKLFMESKALMYPQLLPEIPFRSELNKFARSPYVRSEENLIVLGLEQFLPFVASKPRRFKSKKIQLMDAVQLIIQYLIPCREPHGIFSHIQKRRYAKEGNPIKHFFEKGCAPRTIHYITLECDLKAPKDQPINLLPLIWQTYLNNSEQKIDLLKRKHILNSYNDLMKKNCLTSGNTTVSNIPCLRKLNVNTLPRILPANTNKKTVTKNISKSDSNINENTNCNNLVKVSRNETNTLPHSSDTVCNEERILHDSNFSKTITTQEEEAKKGDKNFEDVQHGVLINSKSSKFSKKSEMVQELPPLRRTTPRLAKTRSAQNMKLMAQVLGSKGLSSNYNTLKTREKIDLDKNIDKMLSLPKIDSEEEIAELMLASTTIKKDSVSRKKAKEARELENIKRLLESENPLNEEERASKFAASYLQKLHLTLESSNPETFRSVIKLYLDYYEKLESINQMESELPFSSTSEFLQNEHIKEKNTKDKDAITIKLYWDVCEKLHEYPELCTDFLLFLKPHQAAMIDKSVEYIMLQKMSDFINVAQIYFAKQPSRIAKIMQAITQLSSDPQTTLEHVHASIGPILKGHPLVMDLFLQILPTAKPPESLFASHMFENLTCPMGPYDKNKIYTEDAPELYENVELPVLVSQEDPYGGENCKCNCHSSDDGTFKNIPEHCVSCGTRFLNGKIYLQTSEGLRPAKIIFPGADEEKLENIARVSLKTVDKFVPSISSRQRKKSSKNEFNSDEQYQKSCVSKNSSTKENEEGGKAVIKSKKNIKSPSKSGDQKRCLKRSGSEVDHVHTNAKRMRITQCKNKKEKKIEKYEVKEKDTNSYDLEYVKLDEPLYTDSKDSTKETTSENTININADVLNDNVNKTSVFNEMDNTVSFNININTKPWTRQEDMILLQTIKKEYSENSLAMVSKTLGNRTIDQVRERCETLLLLLEKMM, from the exons ATGGAAGAAGAAATTGAAAGACAACTTGATGCTAAAGCAGCTAAAATTAATCTAACAGCAACaaatgtgaaaaatattttgaaacatgtTATTACTAATGAGCATGTAATGGCAATGGTTAAAAATCGGCTTTATGATACAGAAGATGATGTAACATTTGAACCAAAGTTGACAAGAGCAAAGGCCAA agAATTAGCAGCAGCTCAAGTTAATATACCTTGGCCAATTACTCCAGTGAAAAAAGCTTCATCTGAAGTGCAAGTATTAATCGAAGAAGAATTACCAGAGGATTCTTCTGATGAAGAGTATAATCCAGAACAAGATAAACAAAGTGACGATGAAAAAGAAGCAGAAAATTCTACGAGTAGTGATGTGGAGTCCCAACCATCAACACCGTTAAATCAATGTGATACATTGGTACTTGAACAGTGTAAATTGTCACATGTTCAATATGACCCAGagggaattttcaaaattccaaa TATACCTCATGTTCCAACAGAAGAAGAAAGTATTGGTCAGAGAACACGTTCAAAACTCTGTTTAAGCGAAACACCTTTGGAACAAATTGAACAGGCATTTATACCACCAGATATAACAACTGAtatgtatgactgggattgtgaaTTAGATGAAGATtgggacaattttttaaaagaatttacTCAACCATTAACTCAAGAACCTGTAACAGAAGATGATCCAGAAGCAGATCCCGAATATAATATTTTGGAAGATGAAGAAACAGACTTTT ttGATAAAGAAGAATTACGAGCTGATAAAGCTGTAAAAGTTACTCgcaaagaattaaataatttgattgCCGAATTGTTTGAATTTACTGATACATTTTCAAAACAAGAAcaggaaatttcaaaaaaaagaaGGTCTCCAGAAAATATAAATTCCTCTGCTGAAAATAATatg aaTTGTTCTGTAACAGACTTACTGCCTGTTTATAAAGAATCTGAATTTCCTGATTTAATAGATTCTAAACAACGAGAGTTATTGGCAACTCAATTTCGGCAGCATGTTCAATTGACTGTACAACATTTTACTATGACATATATGCATCCTGATTTACATTCGCTATCAATAACATGCAAACAGAATTTAAATAGTATAAA GTATTTAAGCAATGGTCCACATTCAGCATTTAATGTAGCAAATTTGCCAGATGCTTTGAAATTAATATCTGATtgggaaaataaatttttggataataaattttgtgaagATTTTAAAAAAAGTTTTGCAGATGAAGatgctataaaaaaaatttatctaacaaataaatggaaatatattcctaaatttcatccagaattaaaaaaattatttatggaaAGTAAAGCTTTAATGTACCCACAACTTTTGCCTGAAATACCTTTTAGAAgcgaattaaataaatttgcaagatCACCGTATGTGAGATCCGAAGAAAA TTTAATCGTCTTAGGTTTAGAACAATTTCTTCCTTTTGTTGCATCCAAGCCAAGAAGGTTCAAAAGTAAAAAGATTCAATTAATGGATGCAGTACAATTAATTATTCAGTATTTGATACCATGTAGAGAACCTCACGGAATATTTTCTCATATTCAGAAACGCCGATATGCAAAAGAAGGAAATCCAATAAAG CATTTTTTTGAAAAAGGCTGCGCTCCTAGAACTATACATTACATAACATTAGAATGTGATCTTAAAGCACCTAAAGACCAACCAATAAACCTGTTACCTTTAATATGGCAAACGTATCTTAATAAT tcgGAGCAAAAAATTGATTTACTCAAACGAAAACATATATTGAATTCATACAATGATCTTATGAAAAAAAACTGTTTAACTAGTGGAAACACAACTGTTTCTAACATTCCATGTTTGCGTAAGCTGAATGTTAACACATTACCGAGAATATTACCTgcaaatactaataaaaaaacAGTAACTAAAAATATATCGAAAAGTGATTCAAATATAAATGAGAACACTAACTGTAATAACTTGGTAAAAGTATCAAGGAATGAAACAAATACTCTCCCACATAGTTCTGATACAGTATGTAATGAAGAACGTATATTACATGACAGTAACTTTTCCAAGACCATAACGACACAAGAAGAGGAAGCAAAAAAAGgcgataaaaattttgaagatgtTCAACATGGTGtgttaataaattcaaaaagttCGAAGTTTTCTAAAAAATCTGAAATGGTACAAGAATTACCTCCGTTACGAAGAACTACACCTAGATTAGCGAAAACAAGAAGTGCTCAAAATATGAAGTTAATGGCTCAAGTTTTAGGATCGAAAGGATTATCATCTAATTATAATACTTTAAAAACCAGAGAAAAAATCGATTTAGATAAGAACATAGATAAAATGTTAAGCTTGCCAAAAATT GATAGTGAAGAGGAAATAGCAGAACTAATGTTAGCTAGTACTACTATCAAGAAAGATTCTGTTAGCAGAAAGAAAGCTAAAGAAGCTAGAGagttagaaaatattaaaaggcTTTTGGAATCTGAAAATCCATTAAATGAAGAAGAAAGAGCATCAA aATTTGCAGCATCATATCttcaaaaattacatttaacatTAGAATCTAGTAATCCAGAAACATTTCGATCtgtgataaaattatatttagattactatgaaaaattagaaagtaTTAATCAAATGGAGAGCGAACTACCCTTTTCTAGTACATCAGAATTTTTGCAAAACGAACATATCAAggaaaaaaatacaaaagataaAGATGcaattactattaaattatattggGATGTATGTGAAAAATTACATGAATATCCCGAGCTTTGTACagattttttgttatttctgaAGCCACATCAAGCTGCAATGATAGATAAGTCAGTAGAGTATATAATGCTTCAAAAGATGAGCGATTTTATTAATGTAGctcaaatatattttgcaaaacaacCGTCTCGAATCGCAAAAATTATGCAAGCTATTACACAACTTTCATCCGATCCTCAAACAACTTTGGAACATGTTCACGCATCTATAGGCCCTATACTTAAAGGACATCCTTTAGTTAtggatttatttttacaaatattacctACTGCGAAACCACCAGAAAg tttatttgcaTCGCACATGTTCGAAAATTTAACATGTCCAATGGGACCatacgataaaaataaaatttataccgAAGATGCACCagaattatatgaaaatgttGAATTGCCAGTGTTAGTATCTCAGGAAGATCCTTACGGTGGAGAAAATTGCAAATGTAATTGTCATAGTAGTGACGATggtacttttaaaaatattccggAACATTGTGTATCTTGTGGTACAAGG tTTCTGAATGGCAAAATTTATCTTCAAACATCTGAAGGTTTAAGACCTGCTAAAATTATATTTCCTGGAGCTGATGAAGAAAAGTTAGAAAACATTGCTCGTGTATCGTTGAAAACAGTTGATAAATTTGTTCCGTCTATTTCCTCTCGACAACGGAAAAAATCTTCTAAGAATGAATTCAATTCGGATGAACAGTACCAAAAATCTTGCGTGTCAAAAAATTCGTCTACTAAAGAAAATGAAGAAGGAGGGAAAGCGGTAATAAAAtcaaaaaagaatataaaatctcCATCAAAATCAGGAGATCAAAAGAGATGTTTGAAAAGATCAGGAAGTGAAGTAGACCATGTGCATACAAATGCTAAAAGAATGCGTATAACACAATGTAagaataaaaaggaaaaaaaaattgagaaatatgaaGTAAAAGAGAAAGATACAAATTCGTACGATCTTGAATACGTAAAATTGGATGAACCTTTGTATACAGATTCGAAAGATTCTACTAAAGAAACGACATCCGAAAACACGATAAACATAAATGCTGACGTATTAAatgataatgtaaataaaactaGTGTATTTAATGAAATGGATAATACTGTtagtttcaatattaatataaatactaaACCATGGACACGACAAGAAGATATGATACTATTACAAACTATTAAAAAGGAATATTCTGAAAATTCGTTAGCAATGGTTAGTAAAACATTAGGAAATCGTACGATCGATCAA GTTAGAGAAAGATGTGAAACACTACTTCTATTGTTAGAAAAAATGATGTAG